The Dunckerocampus dactyliophorus isolate RoL2022-P2 chromosome 1, RoL_Ddac_1.1, whole genome shotgun sequence genome has a segment encoding these proteins:
- the pou6f1 gene encoding POU domain, class 6, transcription factor 1 isoform X1, with translation MKSQDLPARDAPALTVNEQVIVMSGQETIRVLEVEVDASSSSVPEGKRSEGKAEEGGAQPEGSLPRDDHVGHTPQTAPAQAPPPAAQTVTPTVPISVSLPPPPAAAVTVQGCPQVLSQESLATLMTAGMLAQTGSLGQPLLIPIGGQGGLAVLTLPTTNVATLSGLATATTQPGNLLKLPFAGLQAATVLNSVQPQLQTSTQAVFQSAAASIQPVQTTLQQPQPTSAANAPAAQESAAQAPLTAAAASQANLPVAALQTAGLSINPALINAASLGAQTQFLSSLTSSPIITSTMSNMAGITSQILTTAQGQVIGTLPLLVNPASLAGGAATPALPLQGLQVQTVTPQLLLNTQGQIIAAVGNGATAAALAASAAVLPKAAAPPAASKASPQATAASQSPVIIAPQPSVLKSATTPSCAAPVTCADMAKVGQLVSKPHQATSGEDGINLEEIREFAKNFKIRRLSLGLTQTQVGQALTATEGPAYSQSAICRFEKLDITPKSAQKLKPVLEKWLAEAEHWNQKGQQNLMEFVGGEPSKKRKRRTSFTPQAIEVLNSYFEKNSLPTGQEITEIAKELNYDREVVRVWFCNRRQTLKNTSKINIFQVQ, from the exons ATGAAGTCCCAGGACCTTCCTGCCAGAGACGCCCCGGCGCTTACCGTCAACGAGCAG GTCATCGTGATGTCCGGCCAAGAGACAATACGCGTGCTGGAGGTGGAAGTCGATGCGTCTTCTTCATCGGTACCGGAAGGGAAGAGGAGTGAAGGGAAAGCGGAAGAGGGAGGGGCTCAACCCGAGGGAAGCCTCCCACGGGACGACCATGTTGGACACACGCCACAAACGGCGCCCGCACAGGCTCCGCCGCCTGCCGCCCAGACGGTCACGCCGACTGTGCCCATCAGCGTATCCCTGCCGCCGCCTCCAGCGGCCGCCGTCACCGTGCAAGGTTGTCCGCAG GTTCTGTCCCAGGAGAGTTTGGCCACGCTGATGACTGCTGGTATGTTGGCCCAGACGGGCTCCCTTGGCCAGCCCCTGCTCATCCCCATCGGTGGCCAGGGGGGTCTGGCTGTCCTCACCCTGCCCACAACCAACGTGGCCACTCTGTCTGGGCTTGCCACCGCCACCACGCAGCCTGGAAACCTCCTCAAGCTGCCCTTTGCTGGCCTTCAAG CTGCAACAGTTCTGAACTCGGTTCAGCCTCAGCTGCAGACCAGCACACAGGCGGTGTTCCAGTCTGCAGCAGCTTCCATACAGCCGGTGCAGACCACCTTGCAGCAGCCACAGCCCACATCGGCCGCCAACGCTCCTGCCGCCCAGGAGTCCGCGGCTCAGGCCCCCCTGACGGCTGCCGCCGCCTCCCAGGCTAACCTACCTGTGGCGGCGCTCCAGACGGCGGGGCTCTCCATCAATCCTGCACTT ATCAACGCCGCCTCGCTGGGAGCGCAGACCCAGTTCCTCAGTTCGCTCACCTCCTCCCCCATTATCACCAGCACCATGTCCAACATGGCCGGCATCACCAGCCAGATCCTGACCACCGCTCAGGGACAG GTGATCGGAACGCTCCCTCTGCTGGTGAACCCAGCCTCCCTGGCCGGGGGGGCTGCTACCCCTGCCCTGCCCCTCCAGGGTCTGCAGGTTCAGACCGTCACACCGCAGTTGCTCCTGAACACGCAGGGCCAGATCATCGCCGCGGTGGGGAACGGCGCCACCGCCGCCGCCCTTGCCGCCTCTGCGGCGGTGCTGCCCAAAGCGGCCGCCCCACCCGCAGCGTCCAAAGCCAGCCCCCAG GCCACAGCTGCCAGCCAGTCGCCCGTCATCATCGCCCCGCAGCCGTCAGTGCTCAAGAGCGCCACCACGCCTTCCTGTGCGGCCCCCGTGACCTGTGCCGACATGGCTAAAGTGGGGCAGCTAGTCAGCA AGCCCCATCAGGCCACCAGCGGCGAGGACGGTATCAATCTGGAGGAGATACGAGAGTTCGCCAAGAACTTCAAGATCCGTCGGCTGTCGCTGGGACTCACGCAGACGCAAGTGGGACAGGCTCTGACCGCCACGGAAGGCCCCGCTTACAGCCAGTCGGCCATTTGCAG GTTTGAAAAGCTGGACATCACCCCGAAGAGCGCCCAGAAGCTGAAGCCGGTGCTGGAGAAGTGGCTGGCCGAGGCGGAGCACTGGAACCAGAAGGGCCAGCAGAACCTGATGGAGTTTGTGGGCGGCGAGCCGTCCAAGAAGCGCAAGCGTCGCACCAGCTTCACGCCTCAGGCCATCGAGGTGCTCAACTCCTACTTTGAGAAGAACTCGCTGCCCACGGGACAGGAGATCACCGAGATCGCCAAGGAGCTCAACTACGACCGGGAGGTGGTGCGCGTTTGGTTCTGCAATCGGCGACAGACGCTGAAAAACACCAGCAAGATTAACATTTTCCAGGTGCAGTAG
- the pou6f1 gene encoding POU domain, class 6, transcription factor 1 isoform X2, producing the protein MKSQDLPARDAPALTVNEQVIVMSGQETIRVLEVEVDASSSSVPEGKRSEGKAEEGGAQPEGSLPRDDHVGHTPQTAPAQAPPPAAQTVTPTVPISVSLPPPPAAAVTVQGCPQVLSQESLATLMTAGMLAQTGSLGQPLLIPIGGQGGLAVLTLPTTNVATLSGLATATTQPGNLLKLPFAGLQAATVLNSVQPQLQTSTQAVFQSAAASIQPVQTTLQQPQPTSAANAPAAQESAAQAPLTAAAASQANLPVAALQTAGLSINPALINAASLGAQTQFLSSLTSSPIITSTMSNMAGITSQILTTAQGQVIGTLPLLVNPASLAGGAATPALPLQGLQVQTVTPQLLLNTQGQIIAAVGNGATAAALAASAAVLPKAAAPPAASKASPQATAASQSPVIIAPQPSVLKSATTPSCAAPVTCADMAKVGQLVSKPHQATSGEDGINLEEIREFAKNFKIRRLSLGLTQTQVGQALTATEGPAYSQSAICRVPHGKELSEDLRNRIVALHKDGLGYKKIGSTLELSCSTVAKVVQRFSRTGSTRNRPRRGRPKKGPASNGSPGDAGTTRAALLNSMPKRIKAALDSNDAHTEY; encoded by the exons ATGAAGTCCCAGGACCTTCCTGCCAGAGACGCCCCGGCGCTTACCGTCAACGAGCAG GTCATCGTGATGTCCGGCCAAGAGACAATACGCGTGCTGGAGGTGGAAGTCGATGCGTCTTCTTCATCGGTACCGGAAGGGAAGAGGAGTGAAGGGAAAGCGGAAGAGGGAGGGGCTCAACCCGAGGGAAGCCTCCCACGGGACGACCATGTTGGACACACGCCACAAACGGCGCCCGCACAGGCTCCGCCGCCTGCCGCCCAGACGGTCACGCCGACTGTGCCCATCAGCGTATCCCTGCCGCCGCCTCCAGCGGCCGCCGTCACCGTGCAAGGTTGTCCGCAG GTTCTGTCCCAGGAGAGTTTGGCCACGCTGATGACTGCTGGTATGTTGGCCCAGACGGGCTCCCTTGGCCAGCCCCTGCTCATCCCCATCGGTGGCCAGGGGGGTCTGGCTGTCCTCACCCTGCCCACAACCAACGTGGCCACTCTGTCTGGGCTTGCCACCGCCACCACGCAGCCTGGAAACCTCCTCAAGCTGCCCTTTGCTGGCCTTCAAG CTGCAACAGTTCTGAACTCGGTTCAGCCTCAGCTGCAGACCAGCACACAGGCGGTGTTCCAGTCTGCAGCAGCTTCCATACAGCCGGTGCAGACCACCTTGCAGCAGCCACAGCCCACATCGGCCGCCAACGCTCCTGCCGCCCAGGAGTCCGCGGCTCAGGCCCCCCTGACGGCTGCCGCCGCCTCCCAGGCTAACCTACCTGTGGCGGCGCTCCAGACGGCGGGGCTCTCCATCAATCCTGCACTT ATCAACGCCGCCTCGCTGGGAGCGCAGACCCAGTTCCTCAGTTCGCTCACCTCCTCCCCCATTATCACCAGCACCATGTCCAACATGGCCGGCATCACCAGCCAGATCCTGACCACCGCTCAGGGACAG GTGATCGGAACGCTCCCTCTGCTGGTGAACCCAGCCTCCCTGGCCGGGGGGGCTGCTACCCCTGCCCTGCCCCTCCAGGGTCTGCAGGTTCAGACCGTCACACCGCAGTTGCTCCTGAACACGCAGGGCCAGATCATCGCCGCGGTGGGGAACGGCGCCACCGCCGCCGCCCTTGCCGCCTCTGCGGCGGTGCTGCCCAAAGCGGCCGCCCCACCCGCAGCGTCCAAAGCCAGCCCCCAG GCCACAGCTGCCAGCCAGTCGCCCGTCATCATCGCCCCGCAGCCGTCAGTGCTCAAGAGCGCCACCACGCCTTCCTGTGCGGCCCCCGTGACCTGTGCCGACATGGCTAAAGTGGGGCAGCTAGTCAGCA AGCCCCATCAGGCCACCAGCGGCGAGGACGGTATCAATCTGGAGGAGATACGAGAGTTCGCCAAGAACTTCAAGATCCGTCGGCTGTCGCTGGGACTCACGCAGACGCAAGTGGGACAGGCTCTGACCGCCACGGAAGGCCCCGCTTACAGCCAGTCGGCCATTTGCAG GgtacctcatggcaaagaactctctgaggatttAAGAAATAGAATTGTTGCTCTCCACAAAGATGGCCTAGGCTATAAGAAGATCGGTTCCACGCTGGAACTGAgctgcagcacggtggccaaggtGGTGCAACGCTTTTCCAGGACGGGCTCCACGCGCAACAGGCCTCGCCGGGGTCGGCCAAAGAAAGGTCCCGCCTCCAACGGCTCCCCCGGGGATGCAGGAACAACCCGTGCAGCTCTGctcaattccatgcccaagaggattaaggcggCGCTCGATAGCAATGACGCTCACACGGAATATTGA
- the pou6f1 gene encoding POU domain, class 6, transcription factor 1 isoform X3, translated as MSGQETIRVLEVEVDASSSSVPEGKRSEGKAEEGGAQPEGSLPRDDHVGHTPQTAPAQAPPPAAQTVTPTVPISVSLPPPPAAAVTVQGCPQVLSQESLATLMTAGMLAQTGSLGQPLLIPIGGQGGLAVLTLPTTNVATLSGLATATTQPGNLLKLPFAGLQAATVLNSVQPQLQTSTQAVFQSAAASIQPVQTTLQQPQPTSAANAPAAQESAAQAPLTAAAASQANLPVAALQTAGLSINPALINAASLGAQTQFLSSLTSSPIITSTMSNMAGITSQILTTAQGQVIGTLPLLVNPASLAGGAATPALPLQGLQVQTVTPQLLLNTQGQIIAAVGNGATAAALAASAAVLPKAAAPPAASKASPQATAASQSPVIIAPQPSVLKSATTPSCAAPVTCADMAKVGQLVSKPHQATSGEDGINLEEIREFAKNFKIRRLSLGLTQTQVGQALTATEGPAYSQSAICRFEKLDITPKSAQKLKPVLEKWLAEAEHWNQKGQQNLMEFVGGEPSKKRKRRTSFTPQAIEVLNSYFEKNSLPTGQEITEIAKELNYDREVVRVWFCNRRQTLKNTSKINIFQVQ; from the exons ATGTCCGGCCAAGAGACAATACGCGTGCTGGAGGTGGAAGTCGATGCGTCTTCTTCATCGGTACCGGAAGGGAAGAGGAGTGAAGGGAAAGCGGAAGAGGGAGGGGCTCAACCCGAGGGAAGCCTCCCACGGGACGACCATGTTGGACACACGCCACAAACGGCGCCCGCACAGGCTCCGCCGCCTGCCGCCCAGACGGTCACGCCGACTGTGCCCATCAGCGTATCCCTGCCGCCGCCTCCAGCGGCCGCCGTCACCGTGCAAGGTTGTCCGCAG GTTCTGTCCCAGGAGAGTTTGGCCACGCTGATGACTGCTGGTATGTTGGCCCAGACGGGCTCCCTTGGCCAGCCCCTGCTCATCCCCATCGGTGGCCAGGGGGGTCTGGCTGTCCTCACCCTGCCCACAACCAACGTGGCCACTCTGTCTGGGCTTGCCACCGCCACCACGCAGCCTGGAAACCTCCTCAAGCTGCCCTTTGCTGGCCTTCAAG CTGCAACAGTTCTGAACTCGGTTCAGCCTCAGCTGCAGACCAGCACACAGGCGGTGTTCCAGTCTGCAGCAGCTTCCATACAGCCGGTGCAGACCACCTTGCAGCAGCCACAGCCCACATCGGCCGCCAACGCTCCTGCCGCCCAGGAGTCCGCGGCTCAGGCCCCCCTGACGGCTGCCGCCGCCTCCCAGGCTAACCTACCTGTGGCGGCGCTCCAGACGGCGGGGCTCTCCATCAATCCTGCACTT ATCAACGCCGCCTCGCTGGGAGCGCAGACCCAGTTCCTCAGTTCGCTCACCTCCTCCCCCATTATCACCAGCACCATGTCCAACATGGCCGGCATCACCAGCCAGATCCTGACCACCGCTCAGGGACAG GTGATCGGAACGCTCCCTCTGCTGGTGAACCCAGCCTCCCTGGCCGGGGGGGCTGCTACCCCTGCCCTGCCCCTCCAGGGTCTGCAGGTTCAGACCGTCACACCGCAGTTGCTCCTGAACACGCAGGGCCAGATCATCGCCGCGGTGGGGAACGGCGCCACCGCCGCCGCCCTTGCCGCCTCTGCGGCGGTGCTGCCCAAAGCGGCCGCCCCACCCGCAGCGTCCAAAGCCAGCCCCCAG GCCACAGCTGCCAGCCAGTCGCCCGTCATCATCGCCCCGCAGCCGTCAGTGCTCAAGAGCGCCACCACGCCTTCCTGTGCGGCCCCCGTGACCTGTGCCGACATGGCTAAAGTGGGGCAGCTAGTCAGCA AGCCCCATCAGGCCACCAGCGGCGAGGACGGTATCAATCTGGAGGAGATACGAGAGTTCGCCAAGAACTTCAAGATCCGTCGGCTGTCGCTGGGACTCACGCAGACGCAAGTGGGACAGGCTCTGACCGCCACGGAAGGCCCCGCTTACAGCCAGTCGGCCATTTGCAG GTTTGAAAAGCTGGACATCACCCCGAAGAGCGCCCAGAAGCTGAAGCCGGTGCTGGAGAAGTGGCTGGCCGAGGCGGAGCACTGGAACCAGAAGGGCCAGCAGAACCTGATGGAGTTTGTGGGCGGCGAGCCGTCCAAGAAGCGCAAGCGTCGCACCAGCTTCACGCCTCAGGCCATCGAGGTGCTCAACTCCTACTTTGAGAAGAACTCGCTGCCCACGGGACAGGAGATCACCGAGATCGCCAAGGAGCTCAACTACGACCGGGAGGTGGTGCGCGTTTGGTTCTGCAATCGGCGACAGACGCTGAAAAACACCAGCAAGATTAACATTTTCCAGGTGCAGTAG
- the tfcp2 gene encoding transcription factor CP2 → MAWALKLPLTDEVIESGLVQDFDASLSGIGQELGAGAYSMSDVLALPIFKQEESNLPPDADNKILPFQYVLCAATSPAVKLHDETLTYLNQGQSYEIIMLDNRKIGELPEISGKMVKSIIRVVFHDRRLQYTEHQQLEGWRWNRPGDRILDLDIPMSVGIVDPRANPTQLNTVEYLWEPSKRTSVFIQVHCISTEFTMRKHGGEKGVPFRIQIDTFKENEGGEYTEHLHSASCQVKVFKPKGADRKQKTDREKMEKRAPQEKEKYQPSYETTILTECSPWPEVTYVNNSPSPAFNSTPNSFSVAEGNGSPNHQPEPVVQVADNLLPAATPQDAQQWLLRNRFSPFCRLFTNFSGADLLKLTREDVIQICGPADGIRLFNALKGRVVRPRLTIYVCQESQQAREQQAKHENGDAANNTFFIYHAIYLEELTAVELTEKIAQLFNISPRQINQIFKQGPTGIHVLVSDEMIQNFQDEVCFVLDTMKDDSNDGYHIILK, encoded by the exons ATGGCCTGGGCTTTAAAGTTGCCTCTGACTGACGAAGTGATTGAGTCTGGACTGGTCCAGGACTTTGATGCCAGTCTGTCAGGCATCGGCCAGGAGCTGGGCGCCGGGGCGTACAGCATGAG CGACGTCCTGGCCCTGCCCATCTTCAAGCAGGAGGAGTCCAACTTGCCGCCGGACGCCGACAACAAGATTCTTCCCTTCCAGTATGTCCTTTGTGCCGCTACCTCGCCAGCTGTCAAACTGCATGATGAAACACTCACCTACCTCAATCAAG GGCAGTCCTATGAAATTATCATGCTTGATAATCGGAAAATTGGTGAACTCCCGGAAATCTCTGGTAAAATGGTTAAG AGCATCATTCGCGTGGTGTTTCATGACCGTCGACTTCAGTACACGGAGCACCAGCAGCTAGAAGGCTGGCGCTGGAACAGGCCTGGAGATCGTATTCTGGACCTAG ATATCCCCATGTCGGTCGGCATCGTGGACCCCCGGGCCAACCCCACCCAGCTTAACACTGTGGAGTACCTCTGGGAGCCGTCAAAAAGAACCTCTGTTTTTATCCAG GTTCACTGCATCAGCACGGAGTTTACCATGCGGAAGCATGGCGGCGAGAAGGGCGTTCCTTTCCGAATCCAGATCGACACGTTCAAAGAGAACGAGGGCGGCGAGTACACAGAGCACCTTCACTCCGCCTCCTGCCAGGTCAAAGTTTTCAAG CCTAAAGGTGCCGACAGAAAGCAGAAGACGGACCGGGAGAAGATGGAGAAGAGAGCAccgcaggagaaggagaagtACCAACCCTCCTATGAAACAACCATTCTCACCGAG TGTTCTCCCTGGCCCGAGGTTACGTACGTCAACAACTCCCCATCGCCGGCCTTCAACAGCACACCAAACAGCTTCTCGGTGGCAGAAGG AAACGGTTCACCAAACCACCAGCCTGAGCCTGTTGTTCAGGTAGCAGAT AATTTGTTACCTGCGGCCACACCACAAGATGCACAGCAGTGGCTTCTCCGAAACCGCTTTTCGCCCTTCTGTCGTCTCTTCACCAACTTCTCAG gAGCGGACCTGTTGAAGCTGACCAGGGAGGATGTCATTCAGATCTGTGGCCCAGCAGACGGTATTCGGCTTTTCAATGCACTAAAAGGACG GGTGGTGCGTCCGAGGCTGACCATCTACGTGTGCCAGGAGTCTCAGCAGGCGCGCGAGCAGCAGGCCAAGCACGAGAATGGAGACGCAGCCAACAACACTTTCTTCA TCTACCACGCCATCTACCTGGAGGAGCTGACAGCCGTCGAGCTGACGGAGAAGATCGCCCAGCTCTTCAACATCTCTCCCAGGCAGATCAATCAGATCTTCAAGCAGGGTCCCACCGGCATCCACGTGCTGGTCAGCGATGAG ATGATTCAGAACTTCCAGGATGAAGTTTGTTTCGTTTTGGACACAATGAAAG ACGACTCCAACGACGGCTACCACATCATCCTGAAGTGA